A single window of Pseudarthrobacter defluvii DNA harbors:
- a CDS encoding ABC transporter permease translates to MTTAPTLEPTANPRASFIRRLPVVSHFNKSVGLQRFMLVVGLVLTGIFLLTALAAPLLAPYGFAQLSDADGSFPTQQAPGGKHLLGTTVGGYDVLSRVIWGTQTALLVIIVAVILSIFAGVILGLVSGYIGGWLDRILVVVADAIYAFPSLLVAIVMAIVISGGQSSLLGGILAAAISITVVFIPQYFRVIRAETIRLKAEPFVESAKVVGASNIRIMTRHIYRNATRTLPLIFTLNASEAILTLAGLGFLGFGIEPSSAAEWGFDLNKALADTTSGIWWTGLFPGLAIVWTVLGLTLVGESINDLNDPRLRGRKRSGRKGTAAATAVPAATTAPRGSGPETELSNP, encoded by the coding sequence ATGACCACCGCTCCCACTCTCGAACCCACCGCCAACCCGCGGGCTTCCTTCATCCGGCGGCTGCCGGTTGTTTCGCACTTCAACAAGAGCGTCGGCCTGCAGCGCTTCATGCTGGTGGTGGGGCTCGTTCTCACCGGCATCTTCCTGCTCACCGCGCTTGCCGCACCACTGCTGGCGCCCTACGGCTTCGCGCAGCTGTCGGACGCCGACGGCAGTTTCCCCACCCAGCAGGCGCCGGGCGGCAAACACCTCCTGGGCACAACGGTGGGCGGCTACGACGTCCTGTCACGTGTCATCTGGGGTACCCAGACAGCACTGCTGGTCATCATCGTGGCCGTAATCCTCTCCATCTTCGCCGGCGTCATCCTCGGCCTGGTGAGCGGCTACATCGGCGGGTGGCTGGACCGCATCCTGGTGGTTGTGGCTGACGCGATCTACGCGTTTCCGTCACTGCTGGTTGCCATCGTGATGGCCATCGTCATCAGCGGAGGCCAGTCCAGCCTGCTGGGCGGCATCCTGGCAGCCGCCATCTCCATCACCGTGGTGTTCATCCCGCAGTACTTCAGGGTGATCCGGGCTGAGACCATCCGGCTGAAGGCAGAGCCCTTCGTTGAGTCCGCCAAGGTGGTGGGGGCGTCGAACATCCGCATCATGACCCGGCACATCTACCGAAACGCCACCCGGACGCTGCCGCTGATCTTCACCCTCAATGCGTCCGAGGCCATCCTGACCCTTGCAGGGTTGGGCTTCCTCGGCTTCGGTATTGAGCCCAGCTCGGCGGCAGAATGGGGCTTCGACCTCAACAAGGCGCTCGCCGACACCACATCGGGCATCTGGTGGACGGGTCTGTTCCCCGGCTTGGCCATCGTTTGGACCGTTCTCGGGCTCACTCTGGTGGGCGAAAGCATCAATGACCTCAACGATCCTCGGCTCCGCGGGCGCAAACGGAGCGGACGCAAGGGGACTGCTGCCGCTACGGCCGTGCCTGCTGCAACCACCGCTCCTCGTGGATCCGGCCCCGAAACAGAATTGAGCAACCCGTGA
- a CDS encoding DUF58 domain-containing protein: MAISGRFVALVVLGLVPVLLSPGWLTVLATAAVLAALLVADLLSAAALRKVGITRAEPENVTLNNSVDAVLTVRNGGTRPLRGTLRDGWQPSAGALNPVQDIDVPAGEGRRYAVSLRPVRRGDLAAPHVTLRSFGPLRLAARQRTIECPGSVRVLPPFHSRRHLPSKLRKLRELDGKAAVQIRGAGTEFDSLRDYVRGDDVRSIDWRATARRSSVVVRTWRPERDRRVVMVLDTSRTSAARIGDETRLDTGIEAALLLGVLAERGGDRVDFVAFDRRARARAGSAGQGTILGRLVQAMAPLDAELIEMDWPGVPAQVRAVSAHRSLVVLLTSLDSGAPEEGLLPVAERLAGQHVVVVAAVRDPQLGAMLRERNDATGVFRAAAAERALLQRAAVTAELRRYGVEVVDAEPHELPPRLADMYIRLKAAGRL, from the coding sequence ATGGCCATTTCGGGCCGGTTCGTGGCTCTGGTGGTGCTTGGCCTGGTGCCGGTCCTGCTGTCTCCCGGGTGGCTGACCGTACTGGCCACTGCCGCCGTGCTCGCGGCCCTGCTGGTTGCCGACCTGCTGTCCGCGGCAGCGCTGCGCAAGGTCGGGATCACCCGTGCGGAACCGGAAAACGTGACGCTCAATAATTCGGTGGACGCCGTCCTCACGGTCCGCAACGGCGGTACCCGCCCGCTCCGCGGCACACTGCGGGATGGCTGGCAACCCTCCGCCGGTGCGCTGAACCCGGTCCAGGACATCGACGTCCCGGCCGGTGAAGGCAGGCGGTACGCGGTCAGCCTCCGGCCGGTCCGGCGGGGCGACCTCGCGGCGCCGCACGTGACGCTTCGCTCTTTCGGACCGCTGCGCTTGGCTGCCCGCCAGCGCACCATTGAATGCCCTGGTTCGGTGCGGGTGCTGCCGCCCTTCCATTCCAGGCGGCATCTTCCCTCCAAGCTGCGGAAGCTGCGCGAACTCGACGGGAAGGCCGCCGTGCAGATCCGCGGCGCCGGGACCGAGTTCGACTCCCTGCGTGACTACGTCCGCGGGGATGATGTCCGGTCCATTGACTGGCGCGCCACCGCCAGGCGCTCCTCCGTCGTCGTTCGGACGTGGCGCCCGGAACGGGACCGGCGGGTGGTGATGGTCCTCGACACGTCCCGCACGTCCGCGGCCAGGATCGGTGATGAGACGCGCCTGGACACCGGGATCGAGGCAGCGCTCCTCTTGGGTGTCCTGGCAGAACGTGGCGGTGACCGGGTGGACTTTGTGGCCTTCGACCGCAGGGCCCGGGCGCGCGCCGGCTCTGCCGGGCAGGGCACCATTCTGGGCCGGCTGGTCCAGGCCATGGCTCCGCTTGACGCCGAACTGATCGAGATGGACTGGCCCGGTGTCCCTGCGCAGGTCAGGGCGGTATCCGCGCACCGGTCCCTCGTGGTGCTGCTGACATCGCTGGACAGCGGGGCCCCGGAAGAAGGCCTGCTGCCGGTGGCCGAGCGGCTGGCCGGCCAGCACGTCGTGGTGGTGGCAGCCGTCCGCGACCCGCAACTGGGCGCCATGCTCAGGGAACGCAATGATGCAACCGGGGTCTTCCGCGCGGCTGCGGCTGAGCGGGCCCTCCTCCAGCGCGCGGCGGTCACCGCCGAGCTGCGCCGCTACGGGGTGGAAGTAGTGGACGCCGAGCCCCACGAGCTGCCGCCCCGGCTTGCCGACATGTACATCCGGCTCAAGGCTGCCGGTAGATTGTGA
- a CDS encoding ABC transporter substrate-binding protein — protein MIKSTTALHRAIALAGISALALTACTGPSGGGGGTSTGGSAGGGAITFGTTDKVVTLDPAGSYDAGSFLVMNQVYPFLMNSKPGSAEVSPDIAESASFTAPTEFTVKLKPNLKFANGHALTASDVKFSYDRVVKIDDPNGPASLLSNLKSVEAKDDTTVVFTLKQANDQVFPSVLGTNTGPIIDEEVFPADKIMSDEDIVAGKPFAGPYTIDSYKKNELVSLKANADYSGLLGKPANDSAVIKYYADSNNLKLDVQGGNIDVAGRSLTATDAADLDKDSKVKVYKGPGGELRYIVFNFDTMPFGAKTPEANPAKALAVRQAMADIVDRQAISDQVYKGTYVPAYSVVPDGLPGATQPMKEMYGDGSGKPSLDKAKKVLADAGVTGPVNIKLQYNPDHYGKSSGDEYAMVKEQLEKSGLFTVDLQSTEWVTYSKARTADAYPVYQLGWFPDYSDADNYLTPFFIPGNFLKNHYENPTVTDLVQKQLTTPDKTERQKLIGDVQTAVAKDLSTLPLLQGSQLLVAGKDVKGVEKTLDPSFKTRLGVLSK, from the coding sequence ATGATCAAGAGCACAACGGCCTTGCACCGCGCCATCGCGCTGGCAGGCATCTCCGCCCTGGCCCTGACAGCCTGCACAGGGCCATCGGGCGGTGGCGGTGGAACGTCCACCGGCGGCAGCGCCGGCGGCGGTGCCATCACTTTCGGAACCACAGACAAAGTCGTCACCCTCGACCCCGCCGGCTCCTATGACGCAGGGTCCTTCCTGGTCATGAACCAGGTCTACCCCTTCCTGATGAACTCCAAACCCGGCTCTGCCGAGGTCAGCCCGGACATCGCGGAGTCTGCATCATTCACCGCGCCCACGGAATTCACGGTAAAGCTCAAGCCCAACCTGAAGTTCGCAAATGGCCATGCCCTCACCGCCTCGGACGTGAAGTTCTCCTACGACCGCGTTGTTAAGATCGATGACCCCAATGGGCCCGCATCCCTGCTGTCAAACCTCAAGTCGGTTGAGGCCAAGGACGACACCACCGTGGTCTTCACGCTCAAGCAGGCCAATGACCAGGTGTTCCCCAGCGTCCTGGGCACCAACACGGGACCGATCATCGATGAGGAAGTGTTCCCGGCAGACAAGATCATGAGCGATGAGGACATCGTCGCCGGCAAGCCCTTCGCCGGCCCCTACACCATCGACTCCTACAAGAAGAACGAACTGGTCAGCCTCAAGGCCAATGCGGACTACAGCGGGCTGCTGGGCAAGCCGGCCAATGACAGTGCCGTCATCAAGTACTACGCCGACTCCAACAACCTCAAGCTGGACGTCCAGGGCGGCAACATCGACGTTGCCGGCCGCAGCCTCACCGCAACCGATGCCGCAGACCTGGACAAGGACTCCAAGGTCAAGGTCTACAAGGGTCCGGGCGGGGAACTGCGCTACATCGTGTTCAACTTCGACACCATGCCCTTCGGCGCCAAGACACCCGAAGCCAACCCCGCCAAGGCCCTCGCGGTGCGGCAGGCCATGGCTGACATCGTGGACCGCCAGGCCATCTCGGACCAGGTCTACAAGGGCACGTATGTTCCGGCCTACTCCGTGGTGCCGGACGGCCTGCCTGGTGCAACCCAGCCGATGAAGGAGATGTACGGCGACGGCAGCGGCAAGCCGAGCCTGGACAAAGCCAAGAAGGTCCTGGCGGATGCCGGAGTCACCGGGCCGGTCAACATCAAGCTGCAGTACAACCCGGACCACTACGGCAAGTCCTCCGGTGACGAATACGCCATGGTCAAGGAGCAGCTGGAGAAGTCAGGCCTGTTCACCGTTGACCTGCAGTCCACCGAGTGGGTGACCTACTCCAAGGCACGCACCGCAGACGCCTACCCTGTGTACCAGTTGGGCTGGTTCCCGGACTACTCGGATGCGGACAACTACCTCACGCCGTTCTTCATCCCTGGCAACTTCCTGAAGAACCACTACGAGAACCCGACCGTCACGGACCTGGTGCAGAAGCAGCTCACCACCCCGGACAAGACCGAGCGCCAGAAGCTGATCGGCGACGTACAGACGGCTGTCGCCAAGGACCTGTCCACGCTGCCGCTCCTCCAGGGCTCGCAGCTGCTGGTGGCAGGGAAAGACGTCAAGGGTGTCGAAAAGACCCTTGATCCCTCCTTCAAGACCCGCCTTGGCGTCCTGTCCAAGTAA
- a CDS encoding AAA family ATPase, which translates to MSEHSSGPGVLNARNSGSPMDDDDARQALLAVRREVAKAVVGQDATVSGLLIALLSQGHVLLEGVPGVAKTLLVRALSSALSLDTKRVQFTPDLMPGDVTGSLVYDSHTSEFSFREGPVFTNLLLADEINRTPPKTQASLLEAMEERQVSVDGVSRRLPAPFLVAATQNPVEYEGTYPLPEAQLDRFLLKLTMPLPGRGDEIEVIRRHAAGFDPRDLAAAGVRAVAGAADLERAREAVTRVAVEPEIIGYIVDLVRATRAAPSFQLGVSPRGATALLNTSRSWAWLSGRPFVTPDDVKALALPCLRHRVALQPEAQMDGVRVDDVLGSILASVPVPR; encoded by the coding sequence ATGAGCGAACACAGCAGCGGCCCCGGAGTCCTCAATGCAAGGAACTCCGGCAGCCCCATGGACGACGACGATGCACGGCAGGCGCTCCTTGCTGTCCGGCGGGAGGTGGCAAAGGCAGTGGTGGGACAGGACGCCACCGTCAGCGGCCTCCTGATTGCCCTGCTTTCGCAGGGGCATGTGCTGCTGGAGGGCGTACCCGGGGTAGCCAAAACCCTGCTGGTCCGTGCGCTCTCCTCCGCCCTGAGCCTGGACACCAAGCGTGTGCAGTTCACCCCCGACCTCATGCCTGGTGATGTCACCGGTTCACTCGTTTACGACTCCCACACGTCCGAGTTCAGTTTCAGGGAGGGGCCCGTCTTCACCAACCTCCTGCTCGCGGATGAAATCAACCGCACCCCGCCAAAGACGCAGGCGTCACTGCTCGAAGCCATGGAGGAGCGGCAGGTATCCGTTGACGGAGTGTCCCGGCGGCTGCCCGCCCCGTTCCTGGTGGCGGCCACCCAGAATCCGGTGGAGTACGAGGGGACCTACCCCCTGCCCGAGGCACAGCTGGACCGGTTCCTGCTCAAGCTCACCATGCCGCTGCCCGGGCGCGGGGACGAAATTGAAGTCATCCGACGCCATGCCGCCGGGTTTGATCCCCGGGACCTGGCAGCAGCGGGCGTCAGGGCGGTGGCAGGGGCAGCGGACCTGGAGCGCGCGCGGGAGGCTGTGACCCGTGTGGCGGTGGAGCCGGAAATCATCGGCTACATCGTTGACCTGGTGCGGGCAACCAGGGCCGCCCCCTCGTTCCAGCTCGGGGTTTCACCTCGCGGTGCCACCGCTCTGCTGAACACTTCCCGGTCCTGGGCATGGCTCTCCGGCCGTCCATTCGTTACGCCTGACGACGTGAAAGCGCTGGCCCTGCCGTGCCTGCGGCACCGCGTGGCGCTGCAGCCCGAAGCCCAGATGGACGGGGTCCGTGTGGACGACGTCCTGGGCAGCATCCTCGCGTCCGTCCCCGTTCCCCGCTGA
- a CDS encoding chorismate mutase has protein sequence MTQHNPSSPGSDDFDPSASSLAGHVDDSVMAELLSIRSSIDNIDATLVYLLAERFKATQKVGFLKATHRLPAGDPGREAAQIARLRRLAEDAHLDPAFAEKFLNFIIGEVIRHHEAIAEDHQASSGQQSQTSALA, from the coding sequence ATGACGCAGCACAACCCCAGCTCTCCTGGCTCCGATGACTTTGATCCCTCCGCCAGTTCCCTGGCAGGTCACGTGGACGATTCGGTGATGGCTGAACTGCTGTCCATTCGTTCCAGCATCGACAACATCGATGCCACCCTGGTGTATCTCCTGGCCGAGCGCTTCAAGGCCACCCAGAAGGTGGGCTTCCTCAAGGCAACCCACCGCCTGCCCGCAGGTGACCCGGGACGGGAAGCCGCCCAGATCGCACGCCTGCGGCGCCTCGCCGAGGACGCCCATCTTGACCCGGCGTTCGCCGAAAAGTTTCTCAACTTCATCATCGGTGAGGTGATCCGGCACCACGAGGCCATCGCAGAGGACCACCAGGCCTCCTCCGGCCAGCAGTCCCAGACCTCAGCGCTGGCGTGA
- a CDS encoding DUF4129 domain-containing protein, giving the protein MGAEPPVLPDAGEARRWAAEELAKPEYREAAPSWLDTLWRNFLDWLQSLDGSPGDAAPVPSPVIALVIAAIIAAAVILARPRLNARARKARDVFEREVTMSAVDYRNRAETAAGAGKWGDAVVDRFRAVVRSAEDRTILDPQPGRTADEAARALSVPFNSEAARLARAAALFDGIRFGNRAAGSSDYQEMVGLDAALEATRPAPLGAVQLS; this is encoded by the coding sequence ATGGGCGCTGAACCCCCCGTGCTCCCAGATGCCGGCGAGGCACGGCGCTGGGCCGCCGAGGAGCTGGCCAAACCCGAATACCGGGAGGCCGCCCCGTCCTGGCTGGACACCCTCTGGCGGAACTTCCTCGACTGGTTGCAGTCACTCGACGGCTCCCCGGGAGACGCCGCGCCGGTGCCCAGCCCGGTCATCGCCCTCGTCATTGCGGCCATCATCGCAGCCGCCGTCATCCTCGCCCGCCCCCGGCTGAATGCCCGCGCCAGGAAGGCCAGGGACGTCTTCGAAAGGGAAGTAACCATGTCCGCCGTGGACTACCGGAACCGTGCAGAAACGGCGGCCGGAGCCGGGAAGTGGGGGGACGCCGTCGTCGACCGTTTCCGGGCGGTGGTCCGCAGCGCCGAAGACCGCACCATCCTGGACCCGCAACCGGGCCGCACCGCGGACGAAGCAGCACGTGCGCTGTCCGTGCCCTTCAACAGCGAAGCCGCGCGTCTGGCCCGGGCTGCGGCCCTCTTTGATGGCATCCGGTTTGGGAACAGGGCAGCCGGCAGCTCGGACTACCAGGAAATGGTGGGGCTGGACGCCGCATTGGAAGCGACGAGGCCCGCCCCGCTCGGCGCGGTACAACTGTCATGA
- the mtrA gene encoding MtrAB system response regulator MtrA, with protein sequence MKARILVVDDDEALAEMIGIVLRNDGFEPVFCADGAQALDVFRSSRPDLVLLDLMLPGMDGIEVCRQIRAESDVPIVMLTAKSDTSDVVRGLESGADDYVPKPFKPAELVARVRARLRPGDQKAPETLRIADITIDVAGHTVSRGSERISLTPLEFDLLVALARKPWQVFTRELLLEQVWGYRHAADTRLVNVHVQRLRSKIEQDPEAPEVVLTVRGVGYKAGV encoded by the coding sequence ATGAAGGCACGCATTCTGGTGGTAGATGATGACGAGGCGCTGGCCGAGATGATTGGAATTGTCCTCCGCAATGACGGCTTCGAGCCGGTTTTTTGCGCCGACGGCGCCCAGGCGCTGGACGTCTTCCGGTCGTCGCGGCCGGACCTGGTCCTGCTCGACCTCATGCTTCCCGGCATGGACGGCATCGAGGTTTGCCGCCAGATCCGCGCTGAGTCGGACGTGCCGATCGTGATGCTGACTGCCAAGTCGGATACCTCCGACGTCGTCCGTGGGCTGGAATCCGGTGCCGATGACTACGTGCCGAAGCCCTTCAAGCCCGCCGAACTGGTGGCGCGCGTACGCGCCCGCCTTCGCCCCGGGGACCAGAAGGCGCCGGAAACGCTTCGGATCGCAGACATCACCATTGACGTCGCCGGCCACACCGTCAGCCGGGGCAGTGAGCGGATCTCCCTGACCCCGCTGGAATTCGATCTCCTGGTGGCACTGGCCCGCAAACCCTGGCAGGTCTTTACCCGGGAACTGCTGCTGGAGCAGGTGTGGGGCTACCGCCATGCTGCCGACACCAGACTGGTCAATGTCCATGTCCAGAGACTGCGGTCCAAGATCGAGCAGGACCCGGAAGCTCCGGAAGTTGTATTGACGGTTCGTGGTGTCGGCTACAAAGCAGGGGTCTGA
- a CDS encoding ABC transporter permease, with amino-acid sequence MTTLIDAPPSDADALLPPKKKQAGGGLGQYILVRFLLIFPTILILVTMVFFLMRITGDPITAAMGGRLPPEQLQERIHAAGYDRPLLVQYFEYLGQLVTGNFGTTLSDNRQVTEMLTTYGSATLELAINALIVALLVGIPLGMVAAHRRDHLPDAVLRILAILFYATPVFFAGMLLKLVFSVWLGWLPVAGRAGTRTELSLTALQAPSGIYWLDALRSGNMAAFSDVMSHAVLPALALGFLTAGVFLRLVRTNVIGTLGKDYVEAGRSRGVSEFRLVTKHAYKPALIPIITVMGLQIAVLLGGAVLTETTFEWKGLGFQLANYLTARDFVAVQGIVVLLAVIVAVTNFIVDIIAALIDPRVRY; translated from the coding sequence ATGACAACTTTGATTGACGCGCCACCCAGTGACGCGGACGCACTCCTTCCGCCCAAGAAAAAGCAGGCTGGCGGAGGGCTGGGCCAGTACATCCTGGTCCGCTTCCTGCTGATCTTCCCCACCATCCTCATCCTCGTCACCATGGTGTTCTTCCTGATGCGGATCACCGGTGATCCCATCACGGCCGCCATGGGTGGCCGGCTGCCCCCGGAACAGCTGCAGGAACGGATCCATGCTGCCGGTTACGACCGGCCGCTGCTCGTGCAGTACTTCGAATACCTGGGCCAGCTGGTCACAGGAAACTTTGGCACAACGCTTTCGGACAACCGACAGGTCACCGAGATGCTGACCACCTACGGCTCGGCCACACTGGAGCTGGCCATCAACGCGCTTATCGTCGCCCTGCTGGTCGGCATCCCGCTGGGCATGGTCGCCGCACACCGGCGTGACCACCTGCCCGATGCGGTACTCCGTATCCTGGCCATCCTGTTCTATGCAACCCCGGTCTTCTTCGCGGGCATGCTGCTTAAGCTGGTGTTCTCCGTATGGCTGGGCTGGCTTCCCGTGGCCGGCCGCGCCGGCACAAGGACCGAACTGTCCCTCACCGCACTGCAGGCTCCCAGCGGGATCTACTGGCTGGACGCGCTGCGCAGCGGAAACATGGCGGCCTTCAGCGACGTCATGTCCCACGCCGTCCTTCCGGCGCTGGCACTGGGTTTCCTGACCGCCGGGGTGTTCCTGCGCCTGGTCCGGACGAACGTCATCGGCACCCTCGGCAAGGACTACGTCGAGGCCGGCCGTTCACGCGGCGTCAGTGAGTTCCGGCTGGTGACCAAGCACGCCTACAAGCCGGCGCTGATTCCAATCATCACGGTCATGGGCCTGCAGATCGCTGTGCTGCTGGGCGGCGCCGTGCTCACGGAAACCACCTTCGAATGGAAGGGCCTCGGGTTCCAGCTGGCCAACTACCTCACGGCGCGCGACTTCGTGGCTGTCCAGGGCATTGTGGTGCTGCTGGCCGTCATCGTCGCCGTCACCAACTTCATCGTGGACATCATCGCCGCGCTGATCGACCCCCGCGTGAGGTACTGA
- a CDS encoding DUF4166 domain-containing protein has product MSVPIYQQALGAEFSRLQPELQEYFSLAPGSGHYGVGEGTFDVVGCRQRWLRPLLRLTAGEEAFFPEYGENIPFRIENHAHQDPFGRSSLTARREIRFPGRTRLFQDTTSATTRSGSTQLVDYVGRYRRLVTDLNLSVTLEGRLRGVSEASRLFLGRLRVPLPMALDAKAYAEQWWDPAEGPTGRHRIQVKVIQPQIGLVLVYAGAFDYRLRPYTGGSSAQSYLPRYAQPDRWENRA; this is encoded by the coding sequence ATGAGCGTTCCCATCTACCAGCAGGCCCTGGGCGCGGAGTTCTCCCGGCTGCAGCCCGAGCTGCAGGAGTACTTCTCCCTGGCGCCGGGATCCGGGCACTACGGCGTGGGGGAAGGAACGTTCGACGTCGTGGGGTGCCGTCAGCGGTGGCTGCGCCCTTTGCTGCGGCTCACCGCGGGCGAAGAGGCCTTCTTCCCTGAGTACGGCGAGAACATCCCGTTCCGGATTGAGAACCACGCGCACCAGGATCCGTTCGGCCGCTCCAGCCTCACCGCCCGCCGCGAAATCCGTTTCCCGGGACGCACCAGGCTCTTCCAGGACACCACCAGCGCCACCACCCGAAGCGGCTCCACGCAGCTGGTGGACTACGTGGGACGGTATCGGCGCCTGGTAACGGACCTGAACCTGAGCGTCACCCTGGAAGGAAGGCTTCGAGGTGTTTCGGAGGCTTCGAGGCTGTTCCTGGGGCGACTTCGGGTGCCCCTTCCGATGGCGCTTGACGCCAAGGCGTACGCCGAACAGTGGTGGGACCCGGCGGAGGGCCCCACCGGACGGCACCGGATCCAGGTGAAGGTCATCCAGCCGCAGATCGGCCTGGTCCTGGTGTATGCGGGAGCCTTCGATTACCGGCTGCGCCCCTACACCGGCGGCAGCTCCGCGCAAAGCTACCTTCCCCGCTACGCGCAGCCTGACCGCTGGGAGAACAGGGCCTGA
- a CDS encoding DUF7847 domain-containing protein translates to MFGEVLDGSFQAIRRNAKAMLGASLLAQSLSAILAAVLTGVLATSTRSIEAWAETANSADVASLGIGMMAGFAVLSILSVFISAVLQGAMVVPVARSILNRPTGFRRMLALARPSFGALIRLAALLVAAVLVTAALFFTVIVFLFSNVRGAGVLLVLPLMLAFGVAAAWVAVKVMVAPAAVVVEELGAVAGIRRSWELTRANWWRILGITLVVGILVGVITQVVLIPASILPTVLSGVVSPHGGSGQDAALGIVMGIVTAVLGALVGAVAYAYQTSVMALLYMDLRMRKDGLDITLLRQMETGADPSGVPGRGTQAGSTPAYPGYGTPPGSPGAWPYGR, encoded by the coding sequence ATGTTCGGGGAGGTCCTGGACGGATCCTTCCAGGCCATCAGGCGCAATGCCAAGGCGATGCTCGGCGCGAGCCTGCTGGCGCAGTCCCTGTCGGCCATCCTCGCGGCGGTGCTCACAGGGGTCCTTGCCACCTCGACGAGATCCATCGAGGCCTGGGCAGAGACGGCGAACAGTGCCGACGTCGCTTCCCTGGGGATCGGGATGATGGCTGGCTTCGCCGTCCTGTCCATCTTGTCGGTGTTCATCTCAGCCGTCCTCCAGGGCGCCATGGTGGTGCCCGTGGCGCGGTCCATCCTGAACCGGCCCACCGGCTTCCGCCGCATGCTGGCGCTGGCGCGTCCGAGCTTCGGCGCCCTGATCAGGCTGGCGGCGCTGCTGGTGGCGGCGGTTCTCGTCACCGCGGCACTCTTCTTTACCGTCATCGTGTTCCTGTTCTCCAACGTGCGGGGCGCAGGCGTGCTGCTGGTCCTTCCCCTCATGCTGGCTTTCGGCGTCGCGGCCGCCTGGGTGGCGGTCAAGGTCATGGTGGCCCCCGCCGCCGTCGTTGTCGAAGAACTCGGCGCCGTTGCCGGAATCCGCCGCTCCTGGGAGCTGACCCGGGCCAACTGGTGGCGCATCCTGGGCATCACCTTGGTGGTGGGGATCCTGGTCGGGGTGATCACCCAGGTGGTCCTTATTCCGGCAAGCATTCTTCCCACGGTCCTGTCCGGGGTTGTCTCACCGCACGGCGGAAGCGGGCAGGACGCCGCGTTGGGCATCGTCATGGGCATCGTTACAGCAGTGCTCGGCGCCTTGGTGGGCGCGGTGGCTTACGCGTACCAGACGTCCGTCATGGCGCTGCTCTATATGGACCTGCGGATGCGAAAGGACGGCCTGGACATCACGCTGCTGCGCCAAATGGAGACCGGCGCCGATCCCAGCGGCGTGCCGGGACGGGGAACGCAGGCAGGCAGCACCCCGGCGTACCCCGGGTACGGAACGCCGCCAGGATCACCCGGGGCATGGCCGTATGGGCGCTGA
- a CDS encoding DUF4350 domain-containing protein: protein MIGTQLAPKGDTVPLSVHNARPDGARALAEILGRHGVTVHTPARFDAALDDLRSSSSTLLLYDRNGILGEPQVAALMAAADKVVVVSPRLETLAALDGGIRQAGVVPDGFPVLEPGCAQPDAEAAGQVTGQGGFVYDGGTSCYRAAGTAGMLAVSGDGRLAVLGSAAVLGNDKLDELGNAALAIRMLGASPDLVWYLPSLEDVAVSESGKTLDELAPGWARFLGPWLLLVAVAAVVWRGRRHGPLVFEPLPVVVKAVETAEGRARLYQDSRSIGQARDNLRAGLLVRLSGKLRLGPGATAEDTIAAAARLLGRDAAAIRTLIGERPATEARLVAWSQALDTLEKEVMTR from the coding sequence GTGATCGGCACGCAACTCGCTCCCAAGGGCGACACGGTGCCTCTCTCCGTCCACAATGCCCGGCCTGACGGTGCCAGGGCACTCGCGGAAATCCTGGGCCGGCACGGAGTCACCGTCCACACACCCGCGCGGTTCGATGCCGCGCTGGATGACCTGCGCTCCAGCTCCTCCACCCTCCTGCTCTATGACAGGAATGGGATCCTGGGCGAGCCGCAAGTGGCCGCCCTGATGGCGGCCGCGGACAAAGTGGTGGTGGTCTCCCCCAGGTTGGAAACCCTCGCCGCCCTTGACGGCGGCATTCGCCAGGCCGGTGTGGTTCCCGATGGCTTCCCGGTCCTGGAGCCCGGCTGCGCCCAGCCGGATGCGGAGGCAGCGGGACAGGTCACCGGTCAAGGCGGCTTCGTGTACGACGGCGGGACGTCCTGTTACCGTGCGGCAGGAACCGCCGGGATGCTTGCGGTCAGCGGTGACGGACGGCTGGCCGTGCTCGGCAGCGCGGCGGTGCTGGGCAATGACAAGCTGGACGAACTGGGCAACGCCGCGCTGGCGATCCGGATGCTTGGCGCGTCGCCGGACCTCGTCTGGTACCTGCCCTCGCTTGAGGACGTGGCAGTGAGCGAATCCGGGAAAACACTCGATGAACTCGCACCGGGCTGGGCCCGCTTCCTGGGTCCCTGGTTGCTCCTGGTGGCAGTGGCGGCCGTCGTGTGGCGCGGACGCCGCCACGGTCCGCTGGTCTTCGAGCCGCTGCCGGTGGTGGTCAAGGCTGTTGAGACTGCCGAGGGGCGCGCGCGGCTCTACCAGGATTCCCGCTCCATCGGCCAGGCCCGGGACAACCTGCGGGCCGGGCTGCTGGTGCGGCTCTCCGGAAAGCTCCGGCTGGGCCCTGGCGCCACGGCCGAGGACACCATAGCGGCGGCGGCCCGGCTCCTCGGCAGGGACGCCGCGGCCATCCGCACGCTGATTGGCGAACGCCCTGCAACCGAAGCCCGGCTGGTGGCCTGGTCGCAGGCCCTGGACACACTCGAGAAAGAGGTCATGACGCGATGA